Proteins co-encoded in one Alphaproteobacteria bacterium PA2 genomic window:
- a CDS encoding fatty acid hydroxylase — protein MTLPAFAKDAFDQAIDLGLMAIFFAALALLVKGAKAWSDARAAAEETRINGILFVVDHFLVAPVIVLIAGAIGQAIHALGWDAPGAALWASLGGPATAVIAIFLADFLGYWRHRLQHTSLLWPGHAVHHSDTQLTWFSLMRMHPVDRLGTMLDLVGLSLLGFPIWAVALAVMVRHYYGAFIHADLPWTLGRLNWVFNAPAMHRWHHARDEKISGKNFATVFSVFDRAFGTFYCPGPCNVPLGVEATMAPGALGQYLYPLQAWFGPRARPVESQQKVA, from the coding sequence ATGACCCTGCCCGCATTTGCAAAAGACGCCTTTGACCAGGCGATTGACCTTGGCCTCATGGCGATCTTCTTCGCCGCCCTGGCCCTGCTGGTGAAGGGCGCCAAGGCCTGGTCCGACGCCCGGGCCGCCGCCGAGGAAACGCGGATCAACGGCATACTGTTTGTGGTCGACCACTTCCTGGTAGCCCCGGTCATCGTGCTGATCGCCGGCGCCATTGGCCAGGCCATCCATGCCCTGGGCTGGGACGCCCCTGGCGCCGCCCTGTGGGCAAGTCTGGGCGGACCGGCGACTGCGGTGATCGCCATCTTCCTTGCGGACTTCCTGGGCTACTGGCGCCATCGCCTGCAGCACACTTCCCTGCTCTGGCCCGGCCACGCGGTCCATCACAGCGATACCCAGCTGACCTGGTTCAGCCTGATGCGCATGCATCCGGTCGACCGACTGGGCACCATGCTGGACCTGGTCGGCCTGAGCCTCCTTGGTTTTCCGATCTGGGCCGTCGCCCTGGCGGTCATGGTCCGGCACTATTATGGCGCCTTCATCCACGCCGACCTGCCCTGGACCCTTGGGCGGCTGAACTGGGTCTTCAACGCTCCGGCCATGCACCGCTGGCACCACGCCCGGGATGAGAAAATCTCGGGCAAGAACTTCGCCACGGTCTTCTCGGTCTTTGACCGCGCTTTCGGCACCTTCTACTGCCCGGGCCCCTGCAATGTGCCCCTGGGGGTCGAGGCGACCATGGCCCCCGGGGCCCTTGGCCAGTACCTCTATCCCCTTCAGGCCTGGTTCGGCCCCCGCGCCCGCCCGGTTGAATCCCAACAGAAAGTCGCCTGA
- a CDS encoding alpha/beta hydrolase, with protein MILFVHGVPDTPALWTPLIAALDLKPGDHAAPALPGFGCPVPRGFDRTKDGYANWLVGQMETAGKPVHLVGHDWGALLVLRAASLRPDLVASWCVTNAVIDGQYQGHQTARAWATPVLGELVMMGMRDTGRLKTGLISGGMPPELAEEEAPKVDLTMRQSILGLYRSANGLRFKGPWVDDLKTLPKRGQLFWGENDPYVDLTVAQRFASERGCPLHVEAGAGHWACNERAEAFAGVLRGLWGEVGGVPIG; from the coding sequence ATGATCCTCTTCGTTCACGGCGTGCCTGACACCCCGGCCCTCTGGACCCCCCTGATCGCGGCCCTGGACCTCAAGCCCGGCGACCATGCCGCCCCGGCCCTGCCGGGGTTTGGCTGCCCGGTCCCCAGGGGCTTTGACCGGACCAAGGACGGATACGCCAACTGGCTGGTCGGCCAGATGGAGACAGCGGGCAAGCCGGTGCATCTGGTGGGCCATGACTGGGGCGCTCTCCTGGTCCTGAGGGCTGCATCCCTGAGGCCCGATCTGGTCGCCAGCTGGTGCGTCACCAACGCCGTCATTGACGGTCAGTATCAGGGCCACCAGACCGCCCGGGCCTGGGCGACCCCGGTTCTGGGCGAACTGGTCATGATGGGCATGCGGGATACCGGACGGCTGAAGACCGGCCTGATCTCCGGCGGCATGCCCCCAGAACTGGCCGAAGAAGAAGCGCCCAAGGTCGACCTGACCATGCGCCAGTCCATCCTTGGTCTCTACCGCTCCGCCAACGGCCTGAGGTTCAAGGGCCCCTGGGTGGACGACCTGAAGACCCTGCCCAAGCGGGGCCAGCTCTTCTGGGGCGAAAACGACCCCTATGTCGACCTCACCGTCGCCCAGCGCTTCGCCAGCGAGCGGGGGTGTCCCCTGCATGTGGAGGCTGGGGCGGGGCATTGGGCTTGCAATGAGCGGGCGGAGGCGTTTGCGGGGGTTCTTAGGGGGCTTTGGGGGGAGGTAGGTGGAGTGCCTATCGGATAG
- a CDS encoding guanine permease, translating into MLEKYFGLSAQGTNVRTEVLAGVTTFMTMAYIVLVNPLILSEAGLPIAGVAAATCVAAGIGSILMGLVANYPIALAPGMGLNAYFTYTVVKGMGVPWETALGCVLISGLVFLALTLAGVRKIIVEAVPRPLFAAIAAGIGLFIAFIGLKGAGIVVANPATTVTLGDLKSPMTLLSLGGLVLTGVLMAWRVRAAVLIGVLGVTLTAFVLHLAPFKPGAYDLSALTTTAFKADLPAALGLGAGGLSTAILEIIFVFLFVDFFDNLGTLVAVTKRAGLQGPDGNIPRLNRILLADSVATIVGATAGTSTTVSYIESATGVAAGGRTGLTAVVTGVLFLITLFVAPYVQLIPAAATAPALILVGGMMMAPLAETDWGDPVVAIPAFLTLTIIPLTFSIANGLAFGIVSYAALKVMKSGFRRADIALYVLAALFIARFAWAAAA; encoded by the coding sequence ATGCTCGAGAAGTATTTCGGCCTCTCCGCCCAGGGGACCAATGTCCGGACCGAGGTCCTGGCCGGCGTCACCACCTTCATGACCATGGCCTATATCGTCCTGGTCAATCCGCTGATCCTGTCAGAGGCGGGCCTGCCCATAGCCGGGGTGGCCGCCGCCACCTGCGTCGCCGCCGGCATTGGCTCCATCCTCATGGGCCTGGTAGCCAATTATCCCATAGCCCTTGCGCCCGGCATGGGGCTCAACGCCTATTTCACCTATACGGTGGTCAAGGGCATGGGTGTTCCCTGGGAAACCGCCCTGGGCTGCGTGCTGATTTCCGGACTGGTCTTCCTGGCCCTGACCCTGGCGGGGGTGCGCAAGATCATTGTCGAGGCCGTGCCCCGGCCCCTGTTCGCCGCCATAGCCGCCGGCATCGGCCTGTTCATCGCCTTCATCGGCCTCAAGGGCGCCGGCATTGTCGTGGCCAATCCCGCCACCACGGTGACCCTGGGCGACCTGAAGTCCCCCATGACCCTGTTGTCCCTGGGGGGGCTGGTCCTGACCGGCGTCCTCATGGCCTGGCGGGTGCGGGCCGCTGTCCTGATCGGCGTGCTGGGCGTCACCCTGACGGCCTTTGTCCTGCACCTGGCCCCGTTCAAGCCGGGCGCCTATGACCTCTCGGCCCTGACCACCACGGCCTTCAAGGCGGACCTGCCGGCGGCCCTGGGTCTGGGCGCCGGCGGCCTGTCGACCGCCATTCTGGAAATCATCTTCGTCTTCCTGTTCGTCGACTTCTTCGACAATCTGGGCACCCTGGTGGCCGTGACCAAGCGGGCTGGCCTGCAGGGGCCGGACGGAAACATCCCCCGCCTGAACCGCATCCTCCTGGCAGACTCCGTGGCCACAATCGTCGGCGCCACGGCCGGCACCAGCACCACGGTCAGCTATATCGAGAGCGCCACCGGGGTCGCCGCCGGGGGCCGCACAGGCCTGACCGCCGTGGTCACCGGCGTCCTCTTCCTGATCACCCTCTTCGTGGCGCCCTATGTCCAGCTGATCCCGGCCGCGGCCACGGCGCCCGCCCTGATCCTGGTGGGCGGCATGATGATGGCGCCCCTGGCCGAGACCGACTGGGGCGACCCGGTTGTGGCCATCCCGGCCTTCCTCACCCTGACCATCATCCCGCTGACCTTCTCAATCGCCAACGGCCTGGCCTTCGGCATTGTCAGCTATGCGGCGCTGAAGGTGATGAAGAGCGGCTTCAGGCGCGCCGACATCGCCCTCTACGTCCTGGCGGCCCTGTTCATCGCAAGGTTTGCCTGGGCGGCGGCGGCTTAA
- a CDS encoding purine nucleoside permease has translation MRRFWAAVILIWAVSSAPALAAKIPIKVVILTTFERGADTGDAPGEFQHWAENYPLKKSVVVPGIERPVRYTDDGVLGVVTGMRARPREAVAALISGDQFDVSHAYWIVAGIAGVDPRSGAIGSAAWARWVVDGDPLYEMDEREIPADWAWGLYSLGTQAPRIKGSAEGSSGMAWKLDPGLVNWAYGLTKDVLLADNDNLKTARGLYPSEPEAQKSPHVMLGDALGAVRFWHGDLRTQWARNWVSLWSDGDGLFVMSDCEDQGVLDVLTIYGKQGRVDPRRVLVLRTASNYTRQPDGAQPVLKEFTPGGAAAAFQAAFDAGAPVVRAIVAGWPRYKTTLPGS, from the coding sequence ATGAGACGATTTTGGGCGGCGGTGATCCTGATCTGGGCGGTTTCCTCCGCCCCGGCCCTTGCGGCCAAGATCCCGATCAAGGTGGTGATCCTGACCACCTTCGAGCGCGGGGCCGATACCGGCGACGCCCCCGGTGAATTCCAGCACTGGGCCGAGAACTATCCCCTGAAAAAGTCCGTGGTGGTTCCGGGCATTGAACGGCCGGTCCGCTATACCGACGATGGCGTCCTGGGGGTGGTCACCGGCATGCGCGCCCGACCGCGCGAGGCGGTGGCGGCCCTGATCTCGGGCGATCAGTTCGACGTTTCCCACGCCTACTGGATTGTCGCCGGAATCGCCGGGGTCGATCCCCGGTCCGGCGCCATAGGCTCGGCGGCCTGGGCCCGCTGGGTGGTGGATGGCGACCCCCTCTATGAAATGGATGAGCGGGAAATCCCCGCCGACTGGGCATGGGGCCTCTATTCCCTGGGAACCCAGGCCCCCCGGATCAAGGGCTCGGCCGAGGGTTCCAGCGGCATGGCCTGGAAACTGGATCCCGGTCTGGTGAACTGGGCCTATGGCCTGACGAAAGACGTGCTCCTGGCGGACAATGACAATCTGAAGACTGCCCGCGGCCTCTATCCCTCTGAGCCCGAGGCCCAGAAGTCGCCCCACGTCATGCTGGGCGACGCCCTGGGCGCTGTGCGCTTCTGGCACGGAGACCTGCGCACCCAGTGGGCTCGCAACTGGGTCTCCCTGTGGTCCGATGGCGATGGCCTCTTCGTCATGAGCGACTGCGAGGACCAGGGCGTCCTCGATGTGCTGACCATCTATGGCAAGCAGGGCAGGGTCGACCCTCGCCGGGTCCTCGTCCTGCGCACCGCCAGCAACTATACCCGCCAGCCCGACGGCGCCCAACCGGTGCTGAAGGAGTTCACCCCCGGCGGCGCAGCCGCAGCCTTCCAGGCCGCCTTTGACGCCGGCGCCCCGGTGGTCCGCGCCATCGTCGCCGGCTGGCCCAGATACAAGACAACCCTGCCAGGAAGCTGA
- a CDS encoding phosphorylase, translating to MEITLRPKFLLPLLTALSLSFNASAEPARLAVMSAFGPELEALKAASTDTTTQRINGTDFTLGNLDGKPVILVLSGVSMVNAAMTTQLMLDRFKVDRIVFSGVGGGVDPGLDVGDVIVAERWGEYQENRFGRQTPEGFQGAGDSSGLQAFGMMIPRGVTVPGPKGGVERKTWFEVDPAMLAVARAKADQTALARCAGTACLDKTPKVVVGGNGVSGPTFVDNAAYREYVFRAFQARVLDMETAAVAHVAYVNRTPFIAFRALSDLAGGDPAGNQFPIFIRLAADNSARVVRDFLKALPAQVPVGDSALGSP from the coding sequence ATGGAGATTACCTTGCGCCCGAAATTCCTGCTGCCCCTGCTGACCGCCCTGAGCCTGTCATTCAACGCCAGCGCCGAGCCGGCCCGGCTGGCGGTGATGTCGGCCTTCGGACCCGAGCTGGAGGCCCTCAAGGCGGCTTCGACCGACACGACCACCCAGCGCATCAACGGAACCGACTTCACCCTGGGAAATCTGGACGGCAAGCCGGTCATACTGGTCCTGTCAGGAGTCTCCATGGTCAATGCGGCCATGACCACCCAGCTCATGCTGGACCGTTTCAAGGTGGACCGGATCGTGTTTTCCGGGGTCGGCGGCGGGGTGGATCCGGGGCTGGACGTGGGCGATGTGATCGTCGCCGAGCGCTGGGGCGAGTATCAGGAAAACCGCTTTGGCCGGCAAACGCCCGAGGGCTTCCAGGGCGCCGGGGACAGCAGTGGCCTTCAGGCCTTCGGCATGATGATCCCCCGGGGGGTCACTGTGCCCGGACCAAAGGGCGGGGTGGAACGCAAGACCTGGTTCGAGGTGGATCCCGCCATGCTGGCCGTGGCCAGGGCCAAGGCCGATCAGACCGCGCTGGCCCGCTGCGCCGGAACGGCCTGCCTCGACAAGACCCCCAAGGTGGTGGTCGGCGGCAATGGGGTGTCAGGCCCGACCTTTGTGGATAATGCGGCCTATCGGGAATATGTCTTCCGCGCCTTCCAGGCCCGGGTTCTGGACATGGAAACCGCCGCCGTCGCCCATGTGGCCTATGTGAACCGCACGCCCTTCATCGCCTTCCGCGCCCTGTCGGACCTGGCCGGGGGCGATCCGGCCGGCAACCAGTTCCCGATCTTCATCCGGCTGGCGGCGGACAATTCGGCCCGGGTGGTGCGCGACTTCCTGAAGGCCCTGCCGGCTCAGGTCCCCGTGGGCGACTCGGCATTGGGATCCCCATAG
- a CDS encoding multidrug ABC transporter ATP-binding protein translates to MSLPDFAIEAKNLVKTYPATKTTAEMQALKGIDLQIPRGSIFGLLGPNGAGKSTFINILAGLTKKTSGTVTIWDRDIDLRPRDARAAIGVVPQEISADPFFTPYESLEVQAGMYGVPPKERRTMELLNALGLGDKAQAYVRQLSGGMKRRLMVAKAMTHNPPVLILDEPTAGVDVELRRQLWNFVLDLNQKGVTIVLTTHYLEEAQELCDTIAIVNRGQVVACEPTGDLLKRLDTRTVVITSQAPLTEVPKLKGFEGRLRKDGSLAVAFKTGETGVEQVLAAVRAAGVGIKDLATEDPSLEDVFLSLTYGDPNAESPTGT, encoded by the coding sequence ATGTCCCTGCCCGATTTCGCCATCGAAGCCAAAAACCTGGTCAAGACCTATCCGGCCACCAAGACCACCGCCGAGATGCAGGCTCTGAAGGGTATAGACCTGCAGATCCCCCGGGGCTCGATCTTCGGCCTGCTGGGACCCAATGGCGCGGGCAAGTCGACCTTCATCAACATTCTGGCCGGGCTGACCAAGAAGACCTCCGGAACCGTGACCATCTGGGATCGCGATATCGACCTGCGGCCCCGGGACGCCCGGGCCGCCATTGGCGTGGTGCCCCAGGAGATTTCCGCCGATCCCTTCTTCACCCCCTATGAGTCCCTTGAGGTCCAGGCCGGCATGTATGGCGTGCCGCCCAAGGAGCGCCGGACCATGGAGCTGCTCAACGCGCTCGGTCTCGGTGACAAGGCCCAGGCCTATGTCCGCCAGCTGTCAGGGGGCATGAAGCGCCGCCTGATGGTGGCCAAGGCCATGACCCACAATCCGCCGGTCCTGATCCTGGATGAACCCACCGCCGGGGTGGATGTGGAGCTGCGCCGCCAGCTGTGGAACTTCGTGCTCGACCTGAACCAGAAGGGGGTGACCATTGTGCTCACCACCCACTATCTCGAAGAGGCCCAGGAGCTCTGCGACACCATCGCCATCGTCAACCGCGGTCAGGTGGTGGCCTGCGAGCCCACCGGCGACCTCCTCAAGCGCCTGGACACCCGCACCGTGGTCATCACCTCACAGGCGCCCCTGACCGAGGTTCCCAAGCTCAAGGGCTTTGAGGGCAGGCTTCGCAAGGACGGCAGTCTGGCTGTGGCCTTCAAGACCGGCGAGACCGGGGTGGAGCAGGTTCTGGCCGCTGTCCGGGCCGCCGGCGTCGGCATCAAGGACCTGGCCACCGAGGACCCGTCCCTGGAGGACGTCTTCCTGTCCCTGACCTATGGGGATCCCAATGCCGAGTCGCCCACGGGGACCTGA
- a CDS encoding cytochrome P450 has translation MKLISDTVEVGGAKGPANKPIYPVSTVELWNPAAFIKGPPMEEFARLRATSPVAWNDEPEDRPGFWSVTGYDDVMKVNADYETFSSQRGGILMGTQRSEMQLARASMDAMINMDAPFHMQLRMEHMPYFTPSYLRALTQKVEVETTRLLDAMAAQGRCDLVAALSSQLPLFTLCEILGVPVEDRPKFLTWMHFLEMANSFAAERSGSSGGMEGAAADLPPEAKMFLDAFQAAISEMFEYGRHMLHKRRLDPQQDLMSAIARAQVDGALLADEYLDGSWLLIVFAGNDTTRNTISGAMELLTQFPDQKARLIERPELMPGAVNEIIRMVSPVIYMRRTATRDTEVGGQKIAQGEKVIMYYGAANRDPAVFANPDQFDIERANADKHIAFGYGPHTCIGKQVAKLQLEAVYRQMLARFPDIRQSGPKDVAANNFVYAIRSMPVEFTAVK, from the coding sequence ATGAAACTGATCAGTGATACTGTCGAAGTCGGGGGAGCCAAGGGCCCGGCCAACAAGCCCATCTATCCGGTATCCACCGTCGAGCTCTGGAACCCGGCGGCCTTCATCAAGGGTCCGCCCATGGAGGAATTCGCCCGGCTGCGCGCCACCTCGCCCGTGGCCTGGAATGACGAGCCCGAAGATCGCCCCGGCTTCTGGTCGGTGACCGGCTATGACGACGTCATGAAGGTCAATGCCGACTACGAGACCTTCTCCTCCCAGAGGGGCGGCATTCTCATGGGGACCCAGCGCTCGGAAATGCAGCTGGCCAGGGCCTCCATGGACGCCATGATCAATATGGACGCCCCTTTCCACATGCAGCTCCGCATGGAGCACATGCCCTATTTCACCCCGTCCTATCTGCGGGCCCTGACCCAGAAGGTCGAGGTTGAAACCACCCGCCTGCTGGACGCCATGGCCGCCCAGGGTCGCTGTGATCTGGTGGCTGCCCTGTCTTCCCAGCTGCCCCTCTTCACCCTGTGTGAAATCCTCGGCGTGCCCGTGGAGGACCGTCCGAAGTTCCTCACCTGGATGCACTTCCTGGAAATGGCCAATTCCTTCGCCGCTGAGCGCAGCGGGTCCTCAGGGGGCATGGAGGGCGCCGCGGCAGACCTGCCGCCTGAAGCCAAAATGTTCCTCGACGCCTTCCAGGCCGCCATTTCCGAAATGTTCGAATACGGCCGCCACATGCTGCACAAGCGCCGGCTGGATCCGCAACAGGACCTGATGAGCGCCATCGCCCGGGCCCAGGTGGACGGGGCCCTGCTGGCCGATGAATACCTTGACGGCTCCTGGCTGCTGATCGTTTTCGCTGGCAATGACACCACCCGCAACACCATTTCCGGCGCCATGGAGCTGCTGACCCAGTTCCCGGACCAGAAGGCCAGGCTGATCGAGAGGCCCGAGCTCATGCCCGGCGCGGTCAATGAGATCATCCGCATGGTCAGCCCGGTGATCTACATGCGCCGCACCGCCACCCGCGACACCGAGGTCGGCGGCCAGAAGATCGCCCAGGGCGAAAAGGTCATCATGTATTACGGCGCCGCCAACCGGGACCCGGCGGTCTTCGCCAATCCCGACCAGTTCGACATCGAGCGGGCCAATGCCGACAAGCACATCGCCTTCGGCTATGGCCCCCACACCTGCATCGGCAAACAGGTGGCCAAGCTGCAGCTCGAGGCGGTCTACCGCCAGATGCTGGCCCGGTTCCCTGACATCCGCCAGTCGGGCCCCAAGGACGTGGCGGCCAACAACTTCGTCTACGCCATCCGCTCCATGCCGGTGGAATTCACGGCGGTAAAATAA